Proteins encoded together in one Salvelinus fontinalis isolate EN_2023a chromosome 6, ASM2944872v1, whole genome shotgun sequence window:
- the LOC129857517 gene encoding ras-related protein Rab-25-like: MGSDEAYNFVFKVVLIGESGVGKSNLLSRFTKNEFNHDSRTTIGVEFSTRTIQLKSLIIKAQIWDTAGLERYRAITSAYYRGAVGALLVYDITKHLTYESVERWLKELYDHADPHIVVMLVGNKTDLGSERSVPTEDAKDFAEKNGLLFLETSALESTNVETAFQNVLGEIHRKVSSKEVTRGSISAVSLASPVPRAAGDPEEKKPCCSYL; this comes from the exons TGGTTCTCATAGGTGAGTCCGGCGTTGGCAAGAGCAACCTGCTCTCCCGCTTCACCAAGAACGAGTTCAACCACGACAGCCGCACCACCATCGGGGTGGAGTTCAGCACACGCACAATTCAACTGAAAAGTCTCATCATCAAGGCTCAAATCTGGGACACGGCTGGGCTGGAGCGGTACAGGGCCATCACCTCTGC CTATTATAGAGGGGCTGTCGGAGCACTACTGGTCTATGACATCACCAAGCATCTGACCTATGAGAGTGTGGAGCGCTGGCTTAAGGAGCTATATGACCATGCAGACCCTCACATCGTAGTCATGCTGGTGGGCAACAAAACTGATCTGGGGTCAGAGCGATCAGTGCCCACTGAGGATGCCAAGGACTTTGCAG AAAAGAATGGCCTATTGTTCTTAGAGACATCAGCCTTGGAGTCCACAAACGTTGAGACTGCATTCCAAAATGTCCTTGGAG AGATTCACAGGAAGGTGAGCAGTAAAGAGGTGACCCGGGGGTCCATTAGTGCTGTGTCTCTGGCCAGCCCCGTCCCCAGAGCTGCAGGCGACCCTGAAGAGAAGAAGCCCTGCTGTAGTTACCTCTGA
- the LOC129857520 gene encoding ras-related protein Rab-11A-like, with amino-acid sequence MTNREDEYDYLFKVVLIGDSGVGKSNLLSRFTRNEFNLESKSTIGVEFATRSIHVEGKTVKAQIWDTAGQERYRAITSAYYRGAVGALLVYDIAKHLTYENAERWLKELQDHADSNIVIMLVGNKSDLRHLRAVPMDEAKALAEKHGLSFLETSALDSSNVELAFQTILTAIYNIVSQRQMTGRSDTDFSPNSNVVPITVQPTQNAAKSSACCQNN; translated from the exons ATGACGAATAGAGAAGACGAATATGACTATCTTTTCAAAG TGGTGCTGATTGGGGACTCTGGAGTGGGGAAGAGTAACCTGCTGTCCCGCTTCACCCGTAACGAGTTCAACCTGGAGAGCAAGAGCACCATTGGGGTGGAGTTTGCCACGCGCAGCATCCATGTGGAGGGCAAGACCGTCAAGGCCCAGATCTGGGACACGGCAGGACAGGAGCGCTACAGAGCCATCACCTCCGC GTACTACCGTGGGGCAGTGGGGGCTCTGCTGGTGTACGACATCGCCAAGCACCTGACGTACGAAAACGCTGAACGCTGGCTGAAGGAGCTGCAGGACCACGCTGACAGCAACATCGTCATCATGCTGGTGGGCAACAAGAGTGACCTGCGCCACCTCAGGGCCGTGCCCATGGACGAGGCCAAGGCCTTGGCAG AGAAGCATGGACTGTCTTTCCTGGAGACCTCGGCGTTAGACTCCTCTAATGTGGAGCTGGCTTTCCAGACCATTCTCACAG CCATCTACAACATCGTGTCCCAGAGGCAAATGACGGGCCGCAGCGACACCGACTTCTCGCCCAACTCCAATGTGGTGCCGATCACGGTGCAGCCCACGCAGAACGCTGCCAAGTCGAGTGCCTGCTGCCAGAACAACTGA
- the LOC129857519 gene encoding RNA-binding protein MEX3A-like, with translation MPSLLVLAGIMEKNGGYGGDLAGSGFGSEGLLVPPDEEEDDSRALRVALGQLSLLGLGEGEDGGGAPGTGVQDRSNNNNNHHNHTNNIGGGIGDTGLLQGKNKLCVLYEGSSSETKGRGCNITECVPVPSSEHVAEIVGRQGCKIKALRAKTNTYIKTPVRGEEPVFLITGRKEDVALARREIISAAEHFSMLRASRNKLGVSFSGSPPAPLPGQTTIQVRVPYRVVGLVVGPKGSTIKRIQQQTCTYIVTPSRDRDPVFEITGSPSNAERAREEIEAHIAFRTGGLHDHNNENDCLGPDGGSPVGSGGLESRLQQVWGLQGGQRKPLTSSFRQNFSDAMVGGGEGGGVIYSKGNFNSPGEKPCSYFGSEGTQSWGDPDYPKQVAFYAQQRSKSFGGLPLPLTRLSPGLPDPCGGNNGNSSGTSITILSGSPHAQARRAHSEPTSGAGFPGRLPVPDSPPAILRDCMTCFESKVTAALVPCGHNLFCMECAIRICELNHPECPVCHTLVSQAIRIFS, from the exons ATGCCTAGCCTGCTGGTTCTAGCAGGGATCATGGAGAAAAATGGGGGCTACGGCGGGGATCTAGCCGGCTCCGGGTTCGGAAGCGAAGGTCTCCTAGTGCCACCCGACGAGGAAGAAGACGACTCCCGTGCCCTGAGGGTCGCGCTGGGCCAGCTGTCTCTACTGGGGCTTGGTGAAGGCGAGGACGGTGGCGGGGCTCCTGGAACGGGAGTACAGGATCGgagtaacaataacaataaccatCACAACCATACCAATAATATTGGCGGAGGTATTGGTGACACAGGGCTTTTGCAAGGGAAGAACAAGTTATGTGTCCTGTACGAGGGTTCTTCAAGTGAGACGAAAGGACGAGGCTGCAACATAACAGAATGCGTCCCCGTGCCCAGCTCAGAACATGTGGCCGAAATAGTGGGGAGACAAG GTTGCAAGATCAAAGCCTTGCGGGCCAAGACCAACACCTACATCAAGACTCCCGTGAGGGGCGAGGAGCCTGTGTTTCTCATCACGGGCCGAAAGGAGGATGTGGCCCTGGCCCGGCGCGAGATCATCTCTGCCGCCGAGCACTTCTCCATGCTCCGAGCTTCCCGCAACAAGCTGGGTGTGTCGTTCAGCGGTTCCCCGCCTGCGCCTCTGCCGGGCCAGACCACCATCCAGGTGAGGGTGCCCTACCGCGTGGTGGGGCTGGTGGTGGGGCCCAAGGGTTCCACCATCAAACGCATCCAACAGCAAACCTGCACCTACATCGTCACCCCTAGCCGAGACCGTGACCCCGTCTTCGAGATCACGGGATCACCTAGCAACGCCGAGAGGGCCCGTGAGGAGATCGAGGCACACATCGCATTCCGAACGGGAGGTCTGCATGACCACAACAATGAGAATGACTGCTTGGGGCCGGATGGCGGCAGCCCAGTAGGCTCCGGGGGTCTGGAGAGCCGCCTGCAGCAGGTGTGGGGTCTGCAGGGGGGCCAGCGCAAGCCGTTGACCAGCAGCTTCCGCCAGAACTTCTCAGATGCCATggttggaggaggagaaggaggtggggTAATCTACAGCAAGGGCAACTTCAACAGCCCTGGAGAGAAGCCCTGCTCCTACTTTGGCTCAGAGGGCACCCAGAGTTGGGGAGACCCAGACTACCCAAAACAGGTGGCCTTCTATGCCCAGCAGCGCTCCAAGAGCTTTGGaggcctgcccctgcccctgaccAGACTCTCTCCAGGCCTTCCTGACCCCTGTGGAGGGAACAACGGCAACTCCTCGGGCACCAGCATCACTATTCTGTCTGGCTCTCCTCATGCCCAGGCCCGCCGTGCCCACAGCGAGCCAACCTCGGGAGCGGGGTTCCCTGGACGCCTCCCTGTACCGGACTCGCCACCGGCCATCCTCCGGGACTGCATGACCTGCTTCGAGAGCAAAGTGACGGCCGCCCTGGTGCCCTGCGGCCACAACCTCTTCTGCATGGAGTGTGCCATCCGTATCTGTGAGCTCAACCATCCAGAGTGCCCGGTGTgccacaccctggtctctcaggCTATCCGAATATTCTCCTAA